The nucleotide window TGGAGTTGGTCCCGTGCTTCCAGCAACATCTGTTTGAGCATCTGAGGATTTCGCAAGGAGCTTGCATCCGAATTTCCGGGCAACTAGACGGGGTGAACTGAGTGAGCTATGTGATTTTGTCACCCTTTTCATCTCTTGCTTTATTTTACTGAATTCCTCTTCAAGCTCTCCTACTCTAGACCTCATTTTTTCCATATCCACCTTTAAGACTCGGTTTTCACGTACAACTGTCACCCATCCATCTCTTTGCACGATCTGGCCGGCTGTCGCATTACCAGCTATCTCCCCTTGACCTGTAGGGGCACTTTCAGCTTCCAAGACATTGAGACAGCCGGCTAAAGCCATTCTTAAATGCATTTGCTCAAAGAACAAGACTTGCAGAATGACTCTGAGTGGCAGTCTTTCATTTTGGGAAGCATGGGCACAAGCATCAACGGAAAGTTTCTGGTAGTCAATGATATTGCAAAGTTCTTCCTTTTCTCCATCAGAAAGCCAAGGATGTGCCTGCAAAACGATAGTAATAATTACAAACCTTGAAACCAATATACTCCATCTAAATAAAAGCAGGTTTAGTAGATTTAAACCTTGAAATAAATGTCCAGTGCTCTGTATAGACCATCATGCAAAGGTCTTGAAGATTCTGGAAGGACCTCTGCAAGAGTACATAACTTTCCGGGTTTCAAATTTACATCAGAAGCAACTTCTGCAAGATAACTATCCATTAACCTGGCAACTTTTCTTAAGGGTTCAGATGATGGTGATGACTCTAGGTCTAATGATGGTGGTGAAAATAATGTTAACCCTGATTCCAAGGACACAAAATGACGGACGATCCGTTCAACACAATCAGTATTATATAGGGTATCAGAATCTGAGTATGAAGGAATCAAAAGACCATCGAGGCTAGCCAGTTCCAGCTGCATTCCAATTCTCCTCTCCAAAGAATCCTGGCATGTTTGATTGACACCTAATATCGATGCAACACGAAGAAGTCCAAGTAAAAACCGGCAGAAGGACTTGCCCTTCTTTTTTGGAAGAAGTGTTTCAATGCTTTCCAATAAAACTTTCTGATCAACAGTGGCAGGAGTCAGGCTAAAACTTGCAACTGTTCTGGCTTTGCCACCCTGCGTGCTCTGCCATCGGCCCAGACCTGGTAGATACTTTCTTGCATAGTACATTATGGCACCTGCTAGAAGTTCACATCTTATACCCCTTTCTTCCATTGTTTTAATGAGTCTTTCAAATAAACCTACACTGAAATATGAGATGTCTTCGAACCACCAATCAGATTCTGCACTTCTTATTCTCGCCCCAGTGTTTATTCCATTCCATAGAATGCTTCCACCAGGGCTCTGTAGGCTACCGTACATCATCATAGGCCAACCAAACAAACTAGGATCCGTACAAACCATCATGGATACAGCATTCAAACATTTCTTTAATATGTGGAGCTTTTCTGCCCTCGGCATGCATGACTCGCAACTTTGTAAAGCCAATATACAATCCTTCCAGTTGCGAAGTACATTTTTGTGGAGGAAGTTCTCAGACTTCAAAAGTAAATTATCTTCCCCATACTCATCCGTCATCTCAAGGAAGTCAGCGGCACAGTAGACCATTATTATATTTCTTGCTGTAAATTCCACTCTAATGCCATAGCAAAATTTTGCTGCAAACAAAAAAGCGTCTGGGCCACCAGGGAATTCTTCAAGCTTTGTGGTAAAAATCTTATCGTGGGTACTCTTTAGTTCTTCAAAGATGGAAGCAATCTTCCCACATTTCGACATGAGAGGAAACTGCAGTCATACATGATCATAAAGCATAACATGGTTAATCAGTAACATGATGAAGCCACATTACACTATTTACAATGCAAGGAAGTTGCCTAAACTTCAGGGTTAAATCATCTGATAAAGTGTACATCTAAATTCAATTCTAGTTTACAGTCTGTCTGTTtcttctttttcattcaataGAAATCTAAACTCCTCTATCTGCATACAGTCTTTAACTATC belongs to Gossypium arboreum isolate Shixiya-1 chromosome 7, ASM2569848v2, whole genome shotgun sequence and includes:
- the LOC108470003 gene encoding BTB/POZ domain-containing protein At3g44820, with translation MAPAKVSGFYKHGNDWFFNAGLPSDLTIIVDGVNFHLHKFPLMSKCGKIASIFEELKSTHDKIFTTKLEEFPGGPDAFLFAAKFCYGIRVEFTARNIIMVYCAADFLEMTDEYGEDNLLLKSENFLHKNVLRNWKDCILALQSCESCMPRAEKLHILKKCLNAVSMMVCTDPSLFGWPMMMYGSLQSPGGSILWNGINTGARIRSAESDWWFEDISYFSVGLFERLIKTMEERGIRCELLAGAIMYYARKYLPGLGRWQSTQGGKARTVASFSLTPATVDQKVLLESIETLLPKKKGKSFCRFLLGLLRVASILGVNQTCQDSLERRIGMQLELASLDGLLIPSYSDSDTLYNTDCVERIVRHFVSLESGLTLFSPPSLDLESSPSSEPLRKVARLMDSYLAEVASDVNLKPGKLCTLAEVLPESSRPLHDGLYRALDIYFKAHPWLSDGEKEELCNIIDYQKLSVDACAHASQNERLPLRVILQVLFFEQMHLRMALAGCLNVLEAESAPTGQGEIAGNATAGQIVQRDGWVTVVRENRVLKVDMEKMRSRVGELEEEFSKIKQEMKRVTKSHSSLSSPRLVARKFGCKLLAKSSDAQTDVAGSTGPTPRPSVEQACSSRNSRHRKSFSLF